Genomic window (Vigna unguiculata cultivar IT97K-499-35 chromosome 10, ASM411807v1, whole genome shotgun sequence):
TGCAAGGAATGTATTGAATGTAAGCAAAGTAGAGGTAACTTTAATACCTTTCTACCCACGAAGTCAGCAACGGTGTTGGAGATAATCCACTCTAACGTGTGTGGCCCAAATGAAATAACAACTCTTGTAGGCAACAAATATTATGTTGTGTTCATAGATGATTGGCAACAAATATTATCTCCTTAAACATAAAAGTGAAATGCTTGAGATTttccagaaattcaagaagatggCTAAACTACATAGTGAACGAAAGATAAATTTGCTTAAAATTGATGGTGAAGGAGAGTATACTTCTAATGAATTTAGAAGTTTTTGTGAAAGGAGGAAATAACTCATGAGTTCACTCCTCCTTATACATTAGAGTACAATGGAACAACATAGAGAAAGAATCGAACTATTCTTAATATGGTAAGATGTATGCTGAGTAAGAATTTGCCAAAGTTCTTATGGGAGAAGTTGTGATAACTACCACATATATCTTGAACAGAATGCGTACAAAGAGGATGAAGGATGTGACACTAAAGGAAGCATGGTCAAAGATAAAACCGAATGTGAGTCATCTAAAGGTATTTGGCTTAGTGTGCTACAAACACACACCGGACCAATTGAGGAGGAAACTAGATGATAAAGGAACAACACACATTCTAGTTGGTTACCATTCTATAAGAGGTTATAGGTTGTTTTCACCAAAACAAGCCAAGTTGCCATAAGTAGAGATGTTATAGTggaagaagttgttgtttgGGAGTGGAAGTCACATAAACTAGAGACAGATTTGCCTAATATCTTGATAGATGATGAAGCTGTAGAAGGAAATACTGGGACCACAGGAACGCAAACTAAGTTTGGTGCACCTGATGGTAATGTAAGAAGGTCAACTAGAAAGACTAAACTACCATTGCATATTAGGGACTATGAACTGTTTTATGATGCAATTGCCATTGATGAAGGAAACTTTGTTCATTATGCCATGATAGTCGAATCCAAGCCAATAGAGTTTGAACAAGTAGTTACTAATGAGAAGTGAAGGAGAGTAATGCAAAAGGAGATTGATTCCATTAAGAATAATCAAACATAGAAACTGGTTGAACTCGAGAAGTTCTATCAAAGTTTGACATGCAAAAGAGTAATCCAGGCAACACACCAGCAGAAGTGGGCTTGAGACTGGAAAAGGAGCCAGAAGAAGAAATAGTGGATCTAACTACTTACAAGAAACTTATGGGAAGCTTGAGGTACTTGTGCAATACAAGACCTGATCTGAGTTTTAGTGTTGGAGGGATTAGTAAGTACATGCATGATCCAAGAATATCACACCATAATGTTGCTAAAAGGATTTTGCGCTACTTGCAAGGTACACATATGTTTGGCATTCTGGTTTCAAAGGAAGATAAAGGAAATGGCTTGGAAGTCGCTGCATATTCAGATGAAGATTGGTGTGGGGAGAAATGGGATAGGAAGAGTACTATTAGGTATATTTTCTTCCTTCGAAAGTGTAACGCCCTGActactatattaaataattattatttgataaaaatacaattaattattttttttacaataagaTTTTCCTTAAGCggacattaataataaaataacttcatatatatatatatatatatatatatatatatatataaatagtttacACTTCtgtaattattaatgaaatattacaaaaatatgtattttgtataatattaagagttgtacatcagaatagaagattatctatatttttaatatctcctcaagatattaatataaattatccacgagccaatcttcagaagatccaccaataatatctcGAACAAATCTTACTGAGCATGTTCCTCTTCTACTCATGCATCAAGTACATATGAAAGGactgaggtctttataagccttaaatatcaatcttaataaactcaataaacaataaatacacTAGGGGCCTAGaattggacctacaaccacagAACTCAATCTCATTTTActagacatatggatccatatttaACTTCTAATGATCCATTACGAACATTAAAAGCTattttgggaagtgattaggtagttgaatatttctcataaaaacattggtacaatcataattatttctttctcgagaatattagccatttatAGGCccataaaagagatatatactcactacctaaccttggcgatgtcgagcaggtatcggatagtcccaagtttggcctatgaatatcctagtttAGGACATTATTTTGAACTATCCAGATactcacctacttggtaaaacttcttTAGATCCCACCATGGCCCCTACCTTTCATCCCGTAGTGTACCAAACTATGACtttccaaatacaaacactctgACATTTGTTagatctcaacttattgaaactaGACTTaagattatttattaattgacaTACTCTTGGACATATTCAAAgatcataaaatgtgatgactatcaagtTATGTCATTTTTTgaccaataatatatatacaccatacacaaagaatataaaataacaataaaacatataGGTAACTTTCTCTTATCCAAgcttattgaataaaataatatttgcttttagtttatttttatatttttcaaattataaaataatgataaaacaaaataagaatcaaagcaaaaactttaaataattaactatatatggattagaatgttataaaataaaatgaattataaataaatataaagatccGTGAaaaactggagataaataaaatgaaatgaaatgatgaATACGACTAGTACGTAATgggaaataattaaataacatagataaataggactagtgcgtaactagagatagattaaacaaaataaataaataggaccagtgtgTAACTCaagatagattaaaaaaaataaataaataggaccaatgtgtaattggagataaattaaatgaaataattaaatagaacCAGTACATAActggaaattaaattaaattaaataaataaacagaactagtgcataattggagataaaattaaatgaaataaataaataggaccaatgtataattggagataaataaaataaaggaacagGACCCATGCAtaattggagataaattaaataaaataaataaacaggatcaatgTATAACTGGATATCgactaaataatataaatataataggataataaatgaaaataagttaaatggaagtaaatagaataatatatgattcaaaataaataaaatattaatataacacacatgagtttatcaagattaatataaaaagagcttaacctcactctcATCTTACCTTATTAGTTGGAGAGGCGCACTATAGCAATACTTCTAGAAGACTAAGATCTCTTTCAAATCTTTTGGTcaaactttctctctctatttctttctctctttctctctctcccctTCTTTCCCTTCATTCTTTCtgcatttttctctttcattccaTCCTTTTATAAGAAAGCCATGtgcacatttaattaatgcAAAGATTCTCTtcattaatgaagagataaGCCTTATgccttattttccttttttacttaATCACCATTTCCTCATTTCTTTTGCTCTTTCTTATCACATTCATATATACTTAGGTTCAAAGTGATAATTGCATGCATTAAATGCGATCTTATCACTTCTTATTCTCATGTTCCTAtattcttatcttcttctttttacttaatttttttcctttcttatcTCTTAGATTTAACATTAGAAGATTCCTTTTTTTTAacctatatatctatatattagtaactttttttttgtcatttattattattttacttattcttaATGTTTCTTAAGAACTACTTAATTTCTTTCTCATTGTTCAAACTATATCTTGATATAATATACAAAACACTAATAAAGACGTAGGattttctaacttttatatttagagtaaagataaagtaaataatataatttattaaaagtagggatgttacaaaaaatcTCTTATATGATGGAGCTCAACTAAGGAGCAAGTAATGGCCCTATCTTAGTGTGAAGCAGAGTACATCTTCACTCGTGAAGCAGCTTGTCAAGTTGCTTGGCTAGGCTCATTGATGAAAGGGTTGAAATTTGAGTTATCGTAAAAAATAGAGTTGCTTGTGGACAACAAGTCAATTATTGATCTTGTAAGACATCAATCATCTCATGGCCGAAGCAAACACATAGAAactaaatactattttataagGGAACAAGTTAGCAAGGGTTGTCTTAATATTGGCCACTATAGATCGAAATTCCAACTTGCAAAAATACTTACAAAACCATTAAAGTTTGATAGATTTAGTTCTTTGAGAAATCAAATTGGGGTTGCCAGTGTAAAAGCATTGGCTGAGGGAGGTGTGTTAAGTTTTGTATCTAACCCAAATATGAGAACTCTGTTTTGTTACATTAGTTATAGcttttacttttattactttGTTAGTTACACTTTTTGGTGTGTTCTATCCTGTGTATAAAAGGGTGTTTCAACCATAGTTAATAACAATCCCATTACTCTCTTTCTATATATGCCTCTATAATTGGTTATCCTACCTGCTTGAATTGTTTTTCCTCTCATTCTTTGAAGCTCAGATGAAATTTgtgtctttatctttacttattttttactacgataatatgaaaagtcaaaatttaatattatctaGTAAAATCTAGATAAGAAGCATAACCATCAACACCTAATTTCATCCgagtgtataaaatatattttcaaaaattaaaaaaatagaacaagaaaacgaaaatggataaaataaagtttgcgaaaaattctataaaaaataattagttaaattaattaaaatttaaaaataaaaaaaagtttaggcTCGTCTGCTTAGCCAGCttctaaaaaaatgtttaattatggcaTTGGTCCCTTTTTTTTAgaagtctcaattaggtccccaattttgttaaaatgtatCACAAATGCCTTTTCTGTTAAGTTGTGGTAAACGTCGTTATCTGAACAGTGACCTAGCATGGTTGTGTAGTGCTGAAACAATGAcagtaaagaaataaaaatatgatttaatattaaaaaataatttttgaaattaggaTTTatgaacataaattaaattccCGATCTGTTTACCCGTTCCTCAcaatcattttcaaaatcttGTCCAATTCcaatatgaatttataaaatccCCAGAAACAAACTcttagagtgtgtttggatgGGGTAATTTAATGagtcaattcatttttttaaagaatttaaatttctttgtgATAAAATGTGTTGTTTGGACAGAGAAATTAAAAGGTATTTGAAAtgcaagtatttttttaaagaattttaattaactaaaagaGTAGTAATTGAAATGCCCTCAAAATAgttagaatttcaaattcttcacCTCACACTTTGTACTCTGCTCACACAAATATTCTGGTGTGCCCCGTCACGGTTCCTCTCTCACTATTCTGGTGTGCCCCGTCACTGTTCCTCTCTCACTGGCTCTGCTCCGTCACTGTTCCTCTCTCACTGGCTCAACCCATTCTACTCCTCTACAGGTACACAGGATTCTTCCTCTTCCACCacatttttatttccttcacACCATCACAACTTGTTCGTTCCCTTTTCTTCtctactttttgttttattttcattgttcTTCCTTTTTTGGTTGTTGCATTTGGGATTTAGGTTTCAatgttagtttaatattttgtgtttatcattttttccCATTTGCCTACTACATATTCGATGAAATGTTTAAGTCACAatgttagttttcttttttcacataTCTCAGTTGAATAGGTTAGCTACTTTTCTGTAGTGTTAAACTTAAGCAAGCAACATCTGCTCTGTTATGTCTTTGTTCATTCCTTGGCCTTTAATCGTAGGAGGATTTGGGAAGCATCCCAGACAACCTCTGCTCTGTTACAAAGCAGGTTTAACCACAAACTTGATTAACACAAACTATTAACCATATAATCAGTCTACCCGCTTTTATTAAAAGAAGACAATGTTGTAGCAGAGAGTTCTATGTACCAGttaaaaattaagttgaatAACTCAACCTAGAATATGGTTGTTCAGTCCATCTACTGTATTTTAGTTCTCATTGGACCTAATCAATACTTTGAGGAAATGTAAAAGCGATAGGATGGAACAACCCACTTTGATGGCATATTCACTCAAATTATTTGGTATGATATTTTTTGTGGAGGTTTTCTCAGATTAATTAGCATAGTGAACAAGTATGAATTTAATCCTATATCTAGTGTCTTTCTCCTTTACATTATAAGGAAACAGACGTCGGATTTTGTTGTTTAATTAGATAATACTATCATGGCTCCTTTACATAATACTATATGTAATCATAAATGGATGATAATAGATAGATACAAAATTCACATAACACACATAACTTTTAGATACTATATTCAATATGGATTTTGTTGTTTAATTAGTATTTCTTAACATGTTCCCATCTACATTAATTCAAACCAGCTTCTAGATTATGATTGACTGAATTTTGCTGTTGTCACGTGGTTAATCTCATGAGTCGGGTTCCACAAGTACATACTTAACTAATTGTTGTTTCCTTTTACTCTTTCAGTGCCAACATATTGTTAAGAAATGGATACTAGTATAAATGGTGGTGCAATTATTTCAAGGAAACGTAAAAGAGAGGAATTTAAGAAAATCATTATGATTGTTGCTGCTTATGTTGTTTATATGTTTATGAGTGTAGCAGTATGGTATCACAATAATTACTAAGATAAGGAACCTGCTCGTAATTGGGAATTGGAACGACGTAATTTCCTTAATCGTCTTTATAGAGGGACAGAAAAAGATTGTATTGAACAACTAAGAGTTAGTAAAAGTGTGTTTCTCAAACTTTGTAAAATTTTACAAGAGAGAGGTGGATTGGTAAGAACGAAAAATATTCCAATAAATGAGGCAGTGGCGATGTTTTTACATATCCTAGCTCACAATCTTAAGTACAGGGTGATACAATTTAGTTACTATAGATCAAAAGAAACAATAAGTAGACAATTCAATAATGTCTTAAGAGCGATAATGAAAGTGAGCAAGGATTATTTGAAGTTTCATACTTATAACCTGGAAGGTCTTGATGCAAGTAGATGGAGATGGTTTGAGGTATGTTTATTGATAATTATACTAGATTAATTAACTTTACACATTTGTATAAACattacatattaataaatgtatgTTGCTTGTAGAAATGTGTTGGAGCACTTGATGGAACTCAAATTCCGATAACAATTTCTCCAGAAGATAGGCCTAAATATCGTAATAGAAAGGGTGATGTCTCTATAAATGTGTTGGCAGTTTGTGGTCCAGATTTAAGGTTTATTTATGTGTTACCTGGGTGGGAAGGTTCTGCAGGAGATTCTCGAGTATTAAGAGATGCTTTACATCgtcaaaataaacttaaaatcccAACTggtaatatcttttaaaaataatatttaatttaattttaattgaagcCTATGATTTTTACTTTAAACTGTTGTAGGTAAGTACTTTCTTGTGGATGCGGGATATACTATGGTCCTGGATTTTTAGCACCATATCGTGGGACTAGATATCATCTCAATGAGTGGATTGGGAACAACCCTCAAACTTACAAGAAGTTGTTTAATCTTCGTTATGCAAGTGCACGAAATGCAATAGAAAGGTCATTTGGGATATTAAAAAAACGATGGAGCATATTAAGAACTCCTTCATTTTTTGATATAAAGACACAAATAAGGATTATCAATGCTTGTTTTGTGTTACACAACTTCATCAGAAATGAGGGACTAACTGATAAAGTTTTAGAAGTTCAAGACCTAGAGCTTTTAGCTAATGTAGATGACGAGTTAACCCTATCAAGGGAAATAGTTCAAAACAATATCACAGATGAAGTTGCAACTATTCAAGTCACCGAAGAATGGACAAGATTTCGAGACACATTAGCAATGAATATGTTTGCTAGTTATCAAAGATGAAGTCACCTTTTATGTCATTAGTTGGCTTATTTCATTATGTGATTATTTCTTTATCTGAGATTGAGACTGGAGTTTTTTAGAAGAATGTGTTAATTTCAAGATATGATTCTTGCTTTGAGTTACATAGATGTTATGCTAATATGATCTTTTGATTATAACAATTGTCGTGGTTTATGTTGTGTGCTCAACATATCTATTTTCATTTATGTCTCACTTCTTTTTCACACACTCGGCACCCCCAATAATTTCAGGTTTTGAATCATATACAGTGTGCATTTGAAATACTAAGATATTCTTTTTATCAGTATTAAAATAGCAGATACTACATGCCTctgttattatatttgattcaGAAATGGCATGTACAATCTCTGTTGTGTTTGAAGGAATGGTCCTAGTTCTAGAATGGGGTTTTTTGGGTCTGGTGTGGTGGGTTGTATTAGATACTCATGTTATTAAAACTCTCCCTTCTCTGGTGTGGTGTGGCCATCAAAGCACGCGGATCTAAGCATGACTGTGGCTTGTATTATTGggtggaaactagactcaaaatTAGTTCCCATTATTCTGCTCACATCTTCTGCGGTATAATCTATGAGGTTCTTAGGTGGGCATGTTCCAGCATTGTTTATCTACACAAAACCATTTACCAAGTAATTCAAGATTGGGGAAATTGAAACCagaaaaagcaaaagaaaattgAGGTACCATAtatcttaatataaattattttcatcccTTTGAACATGCATTAGCAGTACTCAGTAGTTGCTTCCAtaccaaatttttgttattagaaATACTATTCTCATGCTATCATGAATTATGCAGACAGAAGTTTCTCAAATGAATAATGTCATGATATATGTTTTGCATGTTATGCAGACACATACTGCTATagactttttaaaaaataatctaaagGGTCATATCATACCAGAATGTGGAGTTTTCCGTCAAAGATGGAAGCAAcgtttttcattaaattttcgCGTTGGTAACAAAATAGTACATCACATGACGATCCTGTTACACgaaattcttttcttttccattcTTCTAAGCATCTCTCAATATCTTGCTGAAAAGTACATACACATACTTAATTGACActgtttgttttctttatcaCATAAAACTACCTATAacatttccatttttttctctctttatctCTAGGCATAGATTGGCACAGGCTATGCAACAATCATtcttctaacaaaaaaaaatagactgaaaattattatctttatgaTCATCACAGTAAATTGAGAATTCTGCTTGAATTAATAAGTTTTGtaaatttcttgtttattttttagaatcACTTCTGCAAGTTATTTGTTATGTGTAGGTTAAGAAAATATGAAGGGTAAAAAAAACATGACAGAAAGAAGCAATGATGAAacaagaaattatttttcatggaATTTGGAGATGGAACGTGTGTTAGCTGAAGTATTAAGAGATCAAAGAAACATGGGCAATAAGAGTGTCGGAGCTTGGAAAAGAGTTGCATATAATGTTGCAGCTGCAGTGTTATCCAACAACTTCAAAGTCCAAGTCACTTGGGAGAATGTTAAAAATCGAATCAAACTTTGGAGATCATGGTATGGAGTTGTAAGTGACATCCTTGGTCAGAGTGGATTTGATTGAGATGGAACCAAACACATGATTACAGTTGGTGATGAAAATGTATGGAATGAATATGTCACTGTAAGTACTCTTTTACATGCAATCTTGTaccaattgttttttttatatgccATTATATGTTTGAGTAAGCAGTGATTGTACGGTCTAATTCCTTTGTATGGAATTATAGTTGTGTTATTATTGACttcttccttttcattttcaagtcGCATAAGGAGGCTAGACATTTTTGATTCAAAGCAATTCCAAATTGGGATGATATAGTGAATTTATGTGCTAAAGATAGAGCTACTGGTCATGGAGCTGAAACTGCTATGGATGCTGATGAAGTCATGAGTAAAGAGGTAATTGAAGTAAATTTTGTGGGTTTGGAGGACTTGAATGCTACTATAGATTT
Coding sequences:
- the LOC114165143 gene encoding uncharacterized protein LOC114165143; amino-acid sequence: MFLHILAHNLKYRVIQFSYYRSKETISRQFNNVLRAIMKVSKDYLKFHTYNLEGLDASRWRWFEKCVGALDGTQIPITISPEDRPKYRNRKGDVSINVLAVCGPDLRFIYVLPGWEGSAGDSRVLRDALHRQNKLKIPTGKYFLVDAGYTMVLDF